Genomic window (Rhododendron vialii isolate Sample 1 chromosome 4a, ASM3025357v1):
CAAACTCATCAATGGACAATCCGGCTGATTGGGTTATCCGCCGTATTATACCTATTGTATTGAAAGTTAGACCCTCGAAAATCGCACAAACTAGTATGAATCTTACAATGAAGTCAACTAACATAAAAGTTCACAACCCTCGCATTGTTCATCGATTCCCGCTACTAAAAAGAATCCAAATTTTGTATACTTGGAGGTCCTTGCTCAGTACTTGGGTTCAAATTTCCATAGCCGTTTGATTGTGCTAAACATACCCTTTCGTGTCTGAAGTGCGTGGTGGGATTATAGTTTCGGCCTCAACGTAGGTGCAATGTGTTCTCACTGATTATGTGATTCTGAAACCAATACTCCTTGACAGCAAAGTAGTTTACGTTCATGCTTTTTTcctaacccaaaaagaaaagaatccactttttttttttcctttgaagacCAATATCCTAGAATTATGGTGctccataaaactgtttttttaccCTAGGAGAGATAGATGCTTTTCAGAATGTTGGCAGAATCTTGAGATGCATATGTTGCTTCAGTTTATTTTTAATATGCTGCTTGTGCTTTTGAAGTGTACTAGAGATCTTAGGAAAAATGATTAGCCCTACTAATTGCGAAATGGAAAGTGGGAACAAGAAGCCTCTCAAGGAATCCAGGGAAGCATCTCTTGTAAAAATTCCAGCCGAAGAACCTTCTCCACTGAATCCTTTCATGATTACCCACTTATATCAAATCACAAGACTAGACCAATTCatttcttgagagagagaaagagagagaagacaatCCCAATGGTATGGggaggcggggggctgctgGGCCCAGTTTTTGGGCCCATTCCAGTTTCGcttcgatgatcggaatcgttcactttgtagaacttgtcgagtagaacaaccatttcaaaaaatcagcttaattagatatcgttaagtgcctgatcggaacctttttatgttgaaaagaatggacctgaaacactggatcaaattcACTgcaacccatggaccgagagttatatgggctctgaTTAGGCATTtaacgatatccaattaagctgattttttgcatggttattctactcgacgagctctacaaagtgaacgattccgatcatcggagcgagaccagAGTGGGCCCAGAATCGGACACAGCAGCACACTGCTGTCCAGCAGCTCCCCCGCTTCCATGGTCTGGTAACGAAGATTCGAGGTTTAGGAGTTTACTCTTTTTTAAGATATTAGTTTCGAACTTCTCTATGATATATAAACTCTTTTATGATCTGTCTATATGGAGCATTTGCTTTGGTTATAAGTAGGGCCCTCACAAGTAGACAGTGGGTgctccagaattagtcgagttACATAAACTGGTCCGGAAACCTACATGTTATCAGAAGGAGGGAGAGGGGGGACCAATTCATTTTTCGATCTTTCTCAGCTATCAAGAATGATAAGGAACATGATTGGATCGAAGCAATATATATGTTTCCATTAATTAAGATCGAAGCAATATAAATGATaaagattgtaatttttttttttttgggttagggggtgtttccactaacaaaaaatacgaaaaacttAACGTATTTTACCATGtcgtttttactaacaaaaaaaattcaacattttaccatcccgttttcactaacaaaaaagttgtcaacaaaaactttttttgctacagtaactctattTACAAACCCATCAAtaacttatccactaccggaaataacttgacatttctcaacaattatttcactatcggaaacacctaacaacttctcaaccacaaataaaaatctacaaaattttcactaccggaaacacctccTAAGTGATAAAGATTGTATTTTAGTGTTTGGGTACGTGGATGGAAAATGGAGTGGAAATTAAAAGGTCTCATTTTCATCATTGAGGTTGATACAATGATACTACTACGTAGTACGTGTGCCTTTTTGTCACCTTATCTCCCCCCTTAATTATCGGAAAATTATTCTGAAGTCCCGGACCACTTCACTATGTCATCGTTAATGTGGAATCAAAAGTACCCAATCCTCCTCTTAATTACAATCAGGGGAATGGGACCCCAAGTAATTACTCATGGACCCGCTCAATTAGTCATAATATTAAACATTGCTTGCCACCAAAAACCTGCGtgtaaataaaataagaaaatgctCAATTAGGACACAAATGTCCAAACATTAATTTGGACACATTGGTGTATCATGAGTGTGGAGTCCATGTGTGTTGAATGGAACCCTTGTGTATCAGACGGctacaaatattttttgtccAGTCAAAGCATTTATCTTAGCATTGCTAGTAAAATGACGTGGGAATAGAATAAAGCACTAATTGATCTTAGTATACACACTTGAGAAATAGagtagtgctacatgtaccgacctccccggtaccgaaatcgtaccgccggccgccggtgggtcgtctccggccaccggacggccgatccgagccgtccaaaaatttaaaaaaaaaaaaacgagggggcctacgcgggaatcaacggcatccgaggtgtgtaaggttcttgatccgagcacccttttttcgtgtatatatgtatattcgcgggaatatacatatatacacgaaaaaagggtgctcggatcaagaaccttacacacctcggatgccgttgattcccgcgtgggccccctcgttttttttttttaaaatttttggacggctcggatcggccgtccggtggccggagacggcccaccggcggccggcggtacgatttcggtaccgggaggtcggtaccaatatcatttctgtgAGAAATAATCCAGATAAACTAGGTGGTTGTGGTGTGAACAATAGTGATATGGTGGTTGTTCACAATCAAGTGAGACAACATCAGCACACAGATCGCGAACAAATTAAGCAATGcatgaaaggaaaaagagaggaaggAGACCAATGTTGGTGGTGGCGGTGAACGTCGCTAGAGGGGGGAAATAGGGAATGCTCGGGTTGGTCGGTTGAAGACGGGATAGTAAAAGTATAGCACATATGtacaaagagaaaataagatcACTAAGTTTTAAGTTAGAGTGTATTGAAAGGATCATCAAGAAGTTTTGGGTGCGAATTTGAAAGGAAGCACAATGATTtttcactccatttttttttttcagaaaagcTTTCTTTCAAAGCGCACGTTTGACTATTAcactcttttaatttttaaataatcgCACTTTTCTTTTGCCATCTTGTCATGTATATTACAATATAACCCAAGCTTCAAAGTGTAAAACTCATGAAAAGCTAATCACGTAAACTTacctataaaaacaaaaataggaatgggctggaaaaaaaatgaagtgtgaaaatcactccatGTTTACATATAGGAACAAAAAAGGTTCCTGTTCCAGattcaaaaataagtattaattttttaagaagataatttcaagttaaaaaatcatttgtttacacaaataatttccctagcaatatggatcttttttgatatatctcattgagatattttaaatggtaaaaaaaatcaaaaaattattttttattttcattatttttgagtttaaaaatataaaataaatacttattttttaaaaagggaaGGTGGAACACCAACTTTACTCAGCAACACAATTTTCAAAGAACAcaacaaattaaattttaaatgcATTGAAAATAGAGGATAAAGAATCTTTTTCCTAGATGAAAATGACAAACTTGCTGAATTCACAAGCACCAATCCAGCACCAACATTTGGCAAGATGAGTGGGTCCTATAAAGTATATAAACAATAAGCTGATAAGTATGGTTTAATTAGAACTTAAATTCTTGTTAACGCGGGACTAATTGTATAGAGTCATTCTACAACTACACCAAAATACACACCCACTGTATATGTGTATGGGTGTGTATTTAGATGTAAAAAGTAAGTGTGGTGATAGTATTATTGAATTGTATAGTGGTTATAGTGGTCCACTGGAGGTTTGTATAGTGCTAATCAATGTAGTaatgatgatggtggtggtggagagatgGGACAGAACCATTACTCATGAGAAGATGCTCACTACACATCTGCTGATTTAATGGAGAGATAAAAACCTTCCAACCACCAGCCTTCCTTCCATCCATCTGTTGGAGAACGGTTTCGTAGTGTCTCTATAGTACTTTTGAACGGTCGCTAATTATATACATCTCGAAAGAAATGTGGCGTTGGTGATGTTTGGATGCCGAGACCACTTAACAATTACTCAATTGGATGGACTGTGGGGACGAACCATGTAGACTCAGATAGAAATCTAAATTGCGGGTGTTTTGTATGCGATGCTCCAAAAGTAGTGTTCGCAAACAAAACATTGTTTGGAGAATTTTGCTACTCCTCCAGTAATAGATGGTGAATCAATCAAAGTTATCAAACAACTCCTTGATCCactgattggaaaaaaaaaagaactcctTAATTGATCCACTTGGGAAGATGTTTGGTCCCTCTTTTCTTGTTCATTCTCAATGGAATCTTTGATTATGTTGAAAGCGGAAAAGAGTTTGTCCGTTTCACTACAACTTTTTGGATTTAGTTGAGTTGTTCGTAATaaattaattactccctccgtcccttattttgtgtccagtatttcattttgtgctgtcccttaataagtgtccattttgcaaagttagtgggtaaaaattggtgcattgtctattttgtccctaaaagtaaattccattttgaaaagtaagtgagtaaaagtgtaatgatgatgagtaagtagagaaagtagaagaaaaagttgatgtgaaagatataatgatgatgtctttttaataagttggagttacgaagcaggacacttaaaaagggacggatggagtaattttttttcaaaatttaagttGTTTCTATTAAACTAAAATATTCAACACATTTTCTTCTACTAatcctacattttttttttttacaacttttaGTTTAGTAGAAACAACTTAATTACAAATAGCTTTAAGAAGTAGTCTACAACTTCTAACTTAGCGGAAATGTCCCTTTAATTACACTCCAAACATAACGTATACGTCATAAAAAGTTGGATTAATTTCATGACGTCCTTCAAAAGCAGTATCCGTTGCAACTTGAATTAAGATTTTCTCATGTAACAATTTTTCATGTGTTTTTCGTGTGATGCATAATAGAATATTGTGTCATCTGTCGATCCAAATCAACCATTTATTTTGTAGGCATCCGCATCGATATGTAAATCATTTACGAGCCTCAGACATTGTTACTCATCTCAACGATTTCTATGTGTCATGTGAGAAAATCATCTATTTCTCTTAAGATAAATATTTTATCAGAAatcctagccgtaccgaccaatttcaaaccgaaaccgtaccgacggccgctccgggctgtctccggccaccggacggccgatccgagccgttcaaaaattctaaaaaaaaaaaccgagtggccctaagcgagaataaacggcatccgatgtgtgtagggtggttagatcgagtaccctatttttcgtgtatactcgtgtatatatgtatactcgaaaaatagggtactcgatctaactaccctacacacatcggatgccgtttattctcgcgtggggcccctcggttttttttttagaatttttgaacggctcggatcggccgtccggtggccggagacagcccggagcggccgtcggtacggtttcggtttgaaattggtcggtacggctagcacTTCTCATATTTTATATTTCGATCAAACACATATCGATATTCGATTGATATAGGTCTTTGCACTATTAGCATATTGAAAATATACAGAATAGACGACTCgaattttcaaataagatcgtgatgcatgaatttttttcaacattctATGAAAAATTGCATAATTGATTCAACTTGTTTGGGGTTCTCACTATGTAATTGTCTGTTCCACTAACactttttgcacttttagaaaaaagtatacgttttgtctttattcaatttttttgtatttgctagttttgtgccaattttttttgtaaattatcaaaaaagaaattttttttttacttttattcaaatattttactCCCTCTGTTTTAAATGGAGAGTtcattatttcattttgagttATTCCAAAATGATGatccttttccaaaaaaaaatttggtaatttttcaaaagtgtcCCTCACAGGTAACCATAAGTGTTATAAAATAGGTAGAAAAAGACATTCTAGATGTAATTATTGAATATCCTCCCTTAAATAGTTGAAATCACCAAAAGAGACTTTCAATTTGGAAGGGAGGTAGTGTGAAATAATCACTTTTAgcagaaaaaaataagtatttagaattaataatcaaatactgatgGAGAAAGGTGTCAATGAGTGTAAACCGGGGTGTCAGTCGACACAGGCTGTGAATGCACAGCCGTAATGCCGCCGGTAGGGGGCCGGAAAGGGAAGGTGCAGCGATTTACGAGGTTGGATTTCCAAAAGCAAACGTGACtactgttttgattttgatcgTCACGAAAACCTTTGATTAGGGACTGATTGAAACCTCCGTGGAAGACGTGGGGATCTCGGCCACAGCTAAAAGGTACCCTATTCATATTGATCGAGTAGGCACGAGGTGCAGCTCGTGCTCATTTGGCAATTGGCAGTGGAATTGGATCCCATTCTGCCCTTAAATCCACGGGACAAAACAGTCCAAATTTAAAATCGTCTATCTTCGTAATTAATGGTTCGTATTTACTCGTAGAGTCTTACCGGTAAGAATACTGGTAGCAAGAATCCTTTATCGGTAAAATTCTCTGaacaaatccaaaccattcaatgtgttcaaTTAAAATTCCGTCATCGTGATTCGGGGTGCTGTAGGGCACCCCCTGCACTACACGTATCCAGCCATTTGATCTGTCAGTTTATAGAGGTTGTTGAAaacatggaaaacaaaaatcaagcTAATCGGATAAAGATGTCTACACAACCAAAATTGATTTGTCTCACAATACATTTCTGAACTGTATTGGCCATCCATTTTCGTTTAACAAATGTTGTCTGACAAATGTACTAATGATATCTAAtcatttaaattattattatttttggttgaaTGATATTCTCAGTaaactctacaaagtgaatGATTCAGATTAGCATAACGAAATTTTAGTTGAGTACATTGAGATTCCCTATACTTTCGTAGTGCATTGACGCACTACGGTAACCTCTTATCTGTGCCATCTGCCCATTGCGGATCTCATTTGATATCTTTAAATATCggagaaaatttattaacaaaaaaataaaacacaattCTTGATCAAGTTTTATTTCATCGTtctcaatactttttttttcttcaaggtTAATGTACTCAAAATTAATAGATGTTTGACAAACATAAGTTCACCTGATTATTCTATTCCACAAGCTCTACAATATTAGTATATCAAATAACTAAAGTGGAATCCCAAAATGGCGTCGGAAATAACCAGATAGCACGCATTGCAGTCCACTGGGCACCTTCAAACAACACGACCTTATTTTCAAAAGCTTAAACTCAAgggattattttattttactttcttgAATTTGTACTTTGACTTATGattttatctctatctctatctcgagagagagagagagagagagagagagagagagagagagagagagagagagagagagagagagagagagagagagagagagcttggaCTGTGGCAGTATTGGGCCTAGTTGAATTGGTATGTCCAGATACAAACTATTATTAGGCCTATTTAGGATGTTCACGGATGATCACATTGGGCCGTAACTGGGACTGTGTCAGTTTTGGGCTACACAGAATTAGTATATGATTCCAAAATTGCCTTGTACAGCCCCAGCCTCAACCCAGCAAATTAATGTAACCAATCATCAAACGATTAGATTCTTCATCTTCGGTTGAAAAAGTCTACAATACTCAtcccttatttgggtgtatCATGTGCACCCCTTCATCTTTGGTTTGGGAAATAAATCTACCCAAAAGCTTAGACTGTTAGTGAGTAAGTTTATTATCTACATCCTTAACAGAAACCATAGGCATGAACCAAGAACCCGTGACACAACACTATCACTAGGTGTTGTACTTCGCATTTTTGTACTTGCGTACAAGACCTTGTTCCAATAGGAACTTTTAGGACTTTTGGgttgtcattatttgaatttttttctcgtttgttaattttacgcctcacttttttactttttcgatacGTCTGAAAAAAAGGTAGAAAAAATGTTAATGGAATGGGGTCTAAATATTTGGACCTACGTTAAAAGGACTCTCACATGACATACGGAGAAGAGAACGGGGCCCACCCCAACCACCCCATATAGACTCGAAGAGGTTGCGGCAATGCCAATTCGGCTCCCAACAGGCCTTTTCACAGCTGTTCAGCGTTTTTCCCAGAGCATGCCAAGCGGAGACGTTGATCACAGAGCATGCCAAGCGGAGACTAGTAACGAGTCTTTAATAAGATTTTATTTCTCGTCTTTGTTTTTGAAACCAGAGATTTTAATAGTTAAGAGTTACCATTGTGTAAACTCCATTTTCCAGCAATCGCACAGTGAAAACTTTTTATTCTCCGTTGAGCAGACATTCCAGAAAAACCACATACTATGTCTTTAATGTCTGTGTTCTTTGTGTGACCCACGATCCCTAACAAAAAAGAAGACCTCGGCGTATCTAAATATTTACATCAGCTATGCTTCATTGTACATAACAAGGTACGGTGGCTTAGTTTTGATTAGCTGATATGTTCAATACTTCAATCTGATCACAACTAACTTACAAAGTTGATAACAAGCTGTAGAATCCCATCCCTCTCCGTTAGCATGTGACAATCAACTTTATTCCTACTACGTGAATACGTAAAAATGAGCCCTAACACCTAACCAAAACGGGGCATTAGGCAATAAGCACCAAAATGAAATGATATCAGGATGAACCGTGGGAATGGGAAGACAAAAACCTCAATGTCTATTTTGGCTAGTTCGATTTCAATATGACTGGAGCCAAGATCATTGTAACGGTAATCAACCAATTGATGTTACCATGCGGTAGGGAGCTAGCTGCAAAATCATGAAATTAAGCACATTACATACTTACAACGCCAAACAAGATGTAACCAGTTACGAGTGTTCTAGTAACCATGAAATGAAACAGCGATAAGTGACCCTAGTTAACAAAATTCTAACGCTTTTTTTACTTAAGTTTTTGCCAGAAAACGAACAGAAATTAGTGAAACTGGAATATCCTAAGCTAAGATTGATATTTGGTAGATACTTCAGTAAAAATATACTGTATCTTATACAGGACaagtgatgaaaaaaaaaagtcatttaaaTAGGTTTTTGGAAGTGAAAATCTCACCTTGGTTGGTACTGCTGTCAGTCATACTGGGTGATGTAGGAGATGAGTTGTTCATTATTGTAATCCCGAGGGGCGCGCAATCCATCCCAAGTGCACCTTAAATCACATATGAAAACTCAGGTCAGTCTTTGTCCTAGAGGCCTAATTTGCTGCATTATGCAttaaacaactttttttcaAGGATGAAAATTGCTGTTATTCTTTCCCACTAAATTTGTCAACCTAGACCAAACATCAGGGATCTATGTACTGAtttgagaaaggaaaaagaggaaaacggATATGCGAAGgtaggaatttttttaaatccattccgttgtttttattttccctcCGATCCCTCCGCGGTCCAAACAGAGCGTAACTGTGCTTGAAATACCCTCAGCTCGCAACGAAACATAGGAAGTATATTACTGTAGTAGGTTTGTATTCTTACAGTCTTGGAAGCATGGGAAAGCCCCGATTTTGAGTAGATTGTAGTACCCCTCTTTACATTCGCAAGTATACGTGACTGGCGATGTCTTGTTGCATGTGCCTCCGCCGCAATCACTCCAGTGGCAAGCTACAAGAACACACTCACACGTTACTTGGAAACTACAATTACAAGACTATGTCAAATGAAAACAGTAGTAATATGGCGATTACGGTCAAAGACTGAAATGTTGGCACGGGTTTCTTTATCCTGAACAGAAGGAGCAGGTTTCGTGCAAGAGAAATCCATGGTACCTGGAAAACCAAGCATTGTCAACAGCGATAAAGCCACAATATTAAAAAGTCTAGAAAACAAAAGATCATCCGGTGAATACAGTCAATCATCAAGTTTACGAAAAAACAAATCTGATCGCTCACGTAAGTTAGCTACCACAAcaatttaaaatgaaaactTAAGATCTTCGCCTTAGTCCGAGCAACATCAGTAGCTTGCGAGTTTAACACACGCCTACTCACCCTTTTGGACAAAACTGGATGTATCTAAACTTAGTACGACAATCAAGATGGTTTAATAACTAGAACTAAACAAAGTCAGCCGCAGTTTCATTATGATATTGCCGTGTGCTACTCGTTATAGATTGCCTTTAGCACGAAATTGTTGACCAGTTCTTACGTCCAATAAGTAATGGAATTTAGCTACCGTTCATGCAGCAGCAAGGACCCACAATTGTCATTTCCTTTTGTACAGTTTACATTGCCGAGTTTTGTGAAGCCTGATTCATGTAGTAAGCAGCAACCAACGTAATCTATAATTTTCCTTCATTCAATACATAGTGAAATGTGAACTGAGCTGTTGATATACCTAATTACACAATTGCAAGGCTTTAAACAAAAGGCCGTTACCAGTCGTATGGACGTTACATAACGGGATTTTGGACCTTCGATACCGTTATTTACTTACGTATTGACTGACTAATACAGTCTCCTATCGGTCCATATATGGCTCTATCGCCGATATAATTAACTTTCCCAATACCACATGCTTAAAACCCTGCACAATTGGAAAACCACGCAAAATCTCTATATCCTTTCTCTATGTTCTTGTTTGATTTATTCTTCGTGCGATTGTGTGTGTTGTGTCTATTCAGGAACATACATGTCAAATGAATTGTTTACAGTCTCCGTTTTACCCCATTAAGTctaaaaatttgttttctagTCCATTtttgtagcaaaaaaaattaaacttttccaCGTGCCCATCGATATCTAATCAAGATGAATAGAAAAAGAGTAGGAATGGCAGAGAAAGTTCTTTTCTGGGAGGAACTACGAGATGAACAATGCGGCCAGCCCAACAAAATGGGTGTATGAAGGGGAGCTGATCCCACAAAGGCGTATATTTCTTCTCATCACTTCACTAAAAGAATATGACGAACTCAAGCAAGCATTCTGGCAAATGCAATTTGGAACTTGCAACCACTGCAAACCCCCCACGGGGTTTGGCTAAGTAGGCACGAGAAAACTAATAAATTTGTCCACCATGAGGTCGCATGTTCGAATCCCACGTAGGCCAAACGTTCAAAACCTTGGGGCCACAAGAGGGTTTGCCCGGTCCTTAACTTCAGGAccccgaaattagtcgaggtgcgtggTAACTGGCCTGGACATCCCGTtatggaaaaaaataagaaaaacttgCAACCACTGCAAGATCCAACAGTAGCATCAACCAATTAGGAATTCCTGAAATTGAGCACCGAAATAAATTCCAAAAGACCCAATAAGTTTATGCATCTGTTACATCACAAATCTTGATCCCATTATTTATACTCGCATTGTTTAGTTCTATACTCAGAATGTTTGGTGGGATTAACGGAACCAGTAAGAGATTAGATTATAAAATGCCTATAATAAACAACATAGTAACAAATCCACTGAAAAATTTAAGTATCCAAAGAAAGATCAAGTTAACCATAAAAAAGCTAATTCTTATATCATGCATATGACCATTTCACATACCGGCCACTAAAAACAGCGCAAATTATTCCACACAAAATTCATGCCAATCGCACGTATTCGTACAATAATTACTCCAGTATATTATTTAAAGTCCTCACTTTTCGAACTGGACAATCTTACAGTATATAGATGTGTGTACGTATGtcgtatggagagagagagagagagagagagagagagagagagagagagagagagagagagctcacaGTTGGGGATAACGCAGGGAAGAAACTTGAAATCATCGTCCTTGTCAGAGCGAGTCTGCTTCCACCCAATTTCACATTCACAGACGAAAAAGAAAGTGGTGTTTAACGAAGGCTTGCAATTCCCCTTTCCACACTCCACTCCCTTGCACACATCATCTGTCAAAGATCaagaaacacaaaagaaaaacccCTAAAACATGATCAAAACTCTCAAAAATCCTCAATTCGTAATATGATCTTCAAAAATAAACTCGACCCAGTTGGTAATGGGTCGTAACATCCCAAACCCATTATGGGGTTTTTGCAAATCAATCTTAAAGTTCGCAACTTTAAGCCAAAGGGCAAAAAACGAATTGAGAAAGATAAGGAATAAGAACAGACCAAGTATAGGAGTGAAAATGTCAGAAGTAACAGTccaaggatgaagaagaaggaggaggttTGCGATTATAGCAGCGGCGACAATAGCAGAGGCCATGTTCGAGAGTTAcaaagaacagagagagagagagagagagagaggagtccCTTTCCTTGTATTTAATGGAagggtttgaaaatgtaaaa
Coding sequences:
- the LOC131324252 gene encoding uncharacterized protein LOC131324252, with amino-acid sequence MASAIVAAAIIANLLLLLHPWTVTSDIFTPILDDVCKGVECGKGNCKPSLNTTFFFVCECEIGWKQTRSDKDDDFKFLPCVIPNCTMDFSCTKPAPSVQDKETRANISVFDPCHWSDCGGGTCNKTSPVTYTCECKEGYYNLLKIGAFPCFQDCALGMDCAPLGITIMNNSSPTSPSMTDSSTNQASSLPHGNINWLITVTMILAPVILKSN